The following DNA comes from Amycolatopsis solani.
CTGTGGCTGGGGTCGCTGAAGTCCAACATCGGGCACACGCAGGCCGCCGCCGGGGTCGGCGGGATGATCAAGATGATCCAGGCGATGCGGCACGGCCTGCTGCCGAAAACCCTGCACGTCGACGCGCCTTCGCCGCACGTCGACTGGGCGTCCGGCGCGGTCGAGCTGCTCACCGAGCCGGTGGCGTGGCCGGAGACCGGCGCCGTCCGGCGGGCGGGCGTCTCGTCGTTCGGGGTGAGCGGCACGAACGCCCACGTCATCCTGGAAGCGCGCCCCCAGCCCGAGCGCGTGCCTTCCGGTGCGGCTTCGGTGGTGCCGTGGGTGCTTTCCGCCCGGAGTGAACCCGCGCTGCGCGAGCAGGCGCGGAACCTGCTGTCGCTGGTGGACGAAGACCCGGCCGCGGTCGGGGCCGCGCTGGTGAAGACGCGGCAGGTGTACGAGCACCGGGCCGTCGTCGCCGGGGACCTGCGGGCCGGGCTGACCGCGCTGGCCGAGCAGGGTGTCGGTGCCGAGGTCGCGCGAGGACCGCGGCGGGCCGTGTTCGTCTTCCCCGGGCAGGGTTCGCAGTGGGCCGGGATGGGGCTCGAACTCCTCGATACGTCACCGGTGTTCGCGGCCCGGCTGGCGGAATGCGCGACGGCGCTGGAAAAGTTCGTCGACTGGCAGCTGCTCGAAGTCCTCGACGGCGACCTGGAGCGGGTCGACGTCGTGCAGCCCGCGTTGTGGGCCGTGATGGTGTCGCTCGCCGAAGTCTGGCGTTCCCACGGGGTCGAGCCCGCCGCCGTGATCGGGCACTCCCAGGGGGAGATCGCCGCCGCGGTCGTCGCGGGTGGACTGTCGCTTGAGGACGGTGCGCGGGTCGTCGCGCTGCGGAGCAAGGCGATCCTGCGGCTGTCGGGTCTCGGGGGCATGGTGTCGCTCACCGTTCCCGCCGAGCGCGCGCGAGAGCTGATCGAGCCGTGGGGTGAACGGCTGTCGATCGCCGCGGTCAACGGGCCGTCCTCGGTGGTCGTCTCCGGTGACGCGGCCGCCCTCGACGAGCTGCTGGCCCAGGACCTCCCGGTCAAGCGGATCGCCGTCGACTACGCGTCCCACTCCGCCCACGTCGAGGCCGTCGAAGCCGAGCTCCTCGAAGCACTGGCCCCGATCCGCCCGCGCACCGGCGAGGTCCCTTTCCACTCCACCGTCACCGGTGACCTGCTCGACACCGCGGCGCTCGACGCCGCCTACTGGTACCGCAACCTGCGGCAGACCGTCCACTTCGACCGGACCGTACGCGGCTTCGGCGGCAAGCCGGTGTTCGTCGAGTGCAGCCCGCACCCGGTGCTCGTCCCCGGCCTCGACGAAGCCGGCGTCGGCACCCTCCGCCGCGGCGACGGCGGCCGCGCCCGGCTGCTCACCTCCCTCGGCACCGCCTTCGGCCACGGTGTCGACGTCGACTGGGCGCGCGAGTTCGACGGCGTCGACGCGAGCGGCGTCGAACTGCCGACGTACCCGTTCCAGCGCACGCCGTTCTGGCTCGACGCGCCCGCGGTGACCGGTGACCTCGCCGGGCTCGGCTCGGCCGGGCACCCGCTGCTCGGCGCGGTCGTCGCCCTCGCCGACGGGGACGGCTACCTGTTCACCGGCCGGCTTTCGCCGCGGTCGCACCCGTGGCTGGCCGACCACGTCGTCCGCGGCTCCGTGGTGCTGCCCGGCACCGCGCTGCTCGAACTCGCCGCGCGGGCCGCGCAGGAGACCGGCACCCGGGTCGTCGAGGACCTCGTCCTGGAGACCCCGCTGGTGCTGCCCGAGCAGGGCGCCCTCGAGGTCCAGGTCTCGGTCGGCGCGCCCGACGGCACCGGACGGCGCCCGGTCGGCGTGTTCAGCCGGGACGCCGACGACGGCTGGACGCGGCACGCGAGCGGCGTGCTCGGCGGTCCCGAGCCAGTGGGTACGGACCTGCTGACCTGGCCGCCCACCGGCGCCGAAGCTCTCGACGTCGAGGGTCTCCACGACCGGTTCGCCGCTCAGGGCTTCGCCTACGGCCCGGCGTTCCGCGGCCTGCGCGCGGCCTGGCAGCTGGGCGAGGAGCTCTACGCGGAAGTCGCGCTGCCCGAGGACCTCGCTCCCGAGGCGGCCCGGTTCGGGCTGCACCCGGCGCTTCTCGACGCGGCCCTGCAGGCCGCGGCCCTCGGCGGCGGTGAGCGGGCGCTGATGCCCTTCGCGTGGTCCGGCGCGGTCCTGCGCTCGGGCGGCCCGACCACGCTTCGTGTCCGGATCCGGCCCGCCGGCGACGACGCCGTGGCCCTCGACATCGCCGACGGCGCCGGGGTCGCCGTGGCCACCGTGTCGTCGCTGGTCCTGCGACCGGTGGCCGCCCAGCAGCTCGTCACCGACTCGCTGTTCCGTCCGGAGTGGACGCCGGTCACGGTGCCGTCTGATGTGGACAACGACCTGACGCTGGTGCACGTCACCGGCGACCCGGCCGACGTCGGCGCGAGCGTCCGGCGCGTTCTGGCCGACGCCCTCGAGGCGATCCAGGCCCACCTGGAAAGCGACGGCCGCCTGGTCTTCGTCACCCGCGGTGCGACGACCGGCGAAGACCCCGCGGCCGCGGCCGTCTGGGGCCTGGTCCGCTCGGTCCGGGCCGAGCACCCGGACCGGTTCCTGCTCGCCGACACCGACACCGACGACGTCACCCCGCTCCTCGCCGTGCTCGCCGCGGGCGAGGAGCCCGAAGCCGCGCTGCGCGACGGGGTGGTGCTCGTGCCGCGGCTGATCCGCGCCGAGCAGCCGGACGCCGGGGCCGTTCCCGCGTTCGACGTCAGCGGCACCGTCCTGATCACCGGCGGCACCGGCGCGCTCGGCTCGCTGCTGGCCCGGCACCTGGTCACCGAGTACGGCGCCCGCCACCTGCTGCTGACCAGCCGCACCGGCGCGGTGAACCCCGACCTCGACGACCTCGACGCGGACGTCCGCATCGTCCAGTGCGACGTCGCCGACCGCGCGCGGCTCGCCGCGGTCCTGGCGGGCGAGCGGATCACCGCCGTCGTGCACGCCGCGGGCGCGCTCGCCGACGGCGTCGTGGAATCGCTGACCCCAGCGGACTTCGAGACGGTTCTATGGCCCAAAGTGGACGCCGCCCTCGCCCTGGACGAGCTCACCGACGCCCCGACGTTCGTGTTGTTCTCCTCCGCGACCGGCACGCTCGGCAGCGCCGGGCAGGCCGCGTACGCCGCCGCGAACGCGGTCCTCGACGCCCTCGCGCGGCGACGGCCGGGCGCGCAGTCGCTGGCCTGGGGACTGTGGGCGCGCAGCGGCGGCATGACCGGCGCGATGACCGACCTCGACCGGCGGCGGATGACCCGCGCCGGCTTCCCGCCGCTGGCTGACGAGCAGGGCCTCGCGCTGTTCGACACCGCCCGCACGCTGGCCGACGACGTGCTCGTGCCGGTGAAGCTGAACGTCGCCGCGCTGCGCGACCAGCCGGTGCCGCCGGTGCTGCGCAAGCTGGTCCCGGCGCGCGCGGCCGCGGCCGACCCCGGGCTGCGGTCGAGGCTGGCCGGGCTCGGCAACGCCGAGCGCGAGCGCGTGCTGACCGAGATCGTCCGCACCCAGGTGGCCGTGGTGCTCGGCCACGCCGACGTGTCCACTGTGGACGTCTCGATGGCGTTCCGCGACCTGGGTTTCGACTCGCTGACCGCGGTCGACCTGCGCAACCGGCTGTCCGCCACGACCGGGCTGCGGCTGCCCGCCGCGCTCGTGTTCGACCACCCGACGCCGACCGCGCTCGCCGCGTTCCTGCGGACCGAACTCGGCGGCGCGGTGCCCGTCCAGGAGACGGCGGCCGCGGCCGCGTCGGACGAGCCGATCGCGATCGTCGGGATGAGCTGCCGATTCCCCGGCGGGGTCACCTCGCCGGAGGACCTCTGGCGGCTGCTGGACGACGGCGTCGACGCCATCGGCGACTTCCCGGCCGACCGCGGCTGGGACGTCGACGGGCTCTACGACCCCGAGCCGAAGCCCGGCAAGACCTACGTCCGCGCGGGCGGGTTCCTCGACGGTGCCGCCGACTTCGACCCCGGCTTCTTCGGCATCTCGCCGCGGGAAGCGCTGGCCATGGACCCGCAGCACCGCCTGCTGCTGGAGGCGGCGTGGGAGGCGTTCGAGCGGGCCGGCCTCGACCCCGGCACGCTGCGCGGCAGCCGCACCGGCGTGTTCGCCGGGCTGATGTACCACGACTACGGCCCCCGGCTGTCCGACGGCCCCGACGATGTCGAGGGCTTCCTCGGCGTCGGCAACTCCGGCAGCGTCGCCTCGGGCCGGATCGCCTACACGTTCGGCCTCGAAGGCCCGGCGGTCACCGTCGACACGGCGTGCTCGTCGTCGCTGGTCGGGCTGCACCTCGCCGTCCAGTCGCTGCGGTCGGGCGAGTGCACGATGGCGCTGGCGGGCGGGGCGACGGTGATGGCCACGCCCGGCACGTTCGTCGAGTTCTCCCACCAGCGCGGCCTTTCGCGGGACGGGCGCTGCAAGGCGTTCTCGGCCGACGCGGACGGTGCCGGCTGGGCCGAGGGCGTCGGGATGCTGCTGGTGGAACGGCTTTCCGACGCGCGGCGGCTCGGGCACCCGGTGCTCGCCGTCGTGCGTGGGACCGCGGTCAACCAGGACGGCGCGTCCAACGGCCTCACCGCGCCCAACGGCCCGTCCCAGCAGCGCGTGATCCGCGCCGCGCTGGCGAACGCGGGCCTGCGGCCGTCCGATGTGGACGTCGTCGAGGCGCACGGGACCGGGACGTCGCTGGGTGACCCGATCGAGGCGGACGCGCTGCTGGCGACCTACGGCCAGGACCGCGCGCACCCGCTGCTGCTGGGGTCGGTCAAGTCGAACATCGGCCACGCGCAGGCCGCCGCCGGGGTCGCCGGCGTCGTCAAGATGGTGCTCGCGCTCGGCCACGACACCGTGCCGCGCACGCTGCACGCGTCGACGCCGACCCCGCACGTGGACTGGTCGTCCGGCGCGATCCGGCTGCTCTCGGCGCCCGAGCCGTGGCCCTCGACGGGCCGCCCGCGGCGGGCCGCGGTGTCGTCGTTCGGGATCAGCGGGACCAACGCGCACGTGATCCTCGAAGCCGCACCCGCCGTCGAAGCGGCACCGGTCGAACGGGTGGTGCCGCCGGTGGTGCCGTGGGTGCTGTCGGCGCGGTCCGCGGAAGCGTTGCAGGCCCAAGCGGCCGGACTGAACGGCGATCCGCTGGACGTCGGGTTCTCGCTGGTCACGACCCGGGCGCTGTTCGAGCACCGCGCGGTCGTCCTCGACGGCGACGTCGACGGCGCGATCACCGGGGTGGCCCGGCCGGGTCGCCGGGTCGTGTTCGTGTTCCCGGGCCAGGGTTCGCAGTGGACCGGGATGGGCCGGGAGCTGCTCGAAACTTCGCCGGTGTTCGCCGCGCGGATGGCTGAGTGCGCCACTGCTTTGTCGGCGTTCGTGGACTGGGACCTGCTGGCTGCCCTCGAGGGCGATCTGGAGCGCGTCGATGTCGTGCAACCAGTGCTGTGGGCGGTGATGGTGTCGCTGGCCGCGGTGTGGCGTTCGTACGGGGTCGAGCCCGACGCGGTCGTGGGTCATTCGCAGGGTGAGATCGCCGCCGCGGTGGTCGCGGGTGGACTGTCCCTTGAGGACGGTGCTCGGGTGGTCGCGTTGCGGAGCAAGGCGATCCTGCGGCTGTCCGGGCTGGGGGGCATGGTGTCGCTGGCCGCGCCGGTCGAGCGGGTGCGGGAGCTGATCGCGCCGTGGGGCGCGCGGATTTCGGTGGCGGCGGTGAACGGGCCGTCGTCGGTCGTGGTTTCGGGTGAGGCCGCGGCGCTTGACGAGCTGCTGGCTTCGGTGGACGTGCGGGCGCGGCGGATCGCCGTCGATTACGCGTCGCACTCGGCGCAGGTAGAGCTGCTGGCCGACGAGCTGGCGTCCGTGCTGGCCGACGTGGCGCCGCGCTCGGGGCGGATCCCGCTCGTCTCCGCGGTGACCGGCGAAGTCCTGGACACGGCCGAGCTGGACGCGGCCTACTGGTACCGCAACCTGCGGGAACCCGTCCGGTTCGACCGGGCGGTCACCGGGCTGCTGGAGTCGGGGCACACCGCGTTCGTCGAGTGCAGCGCGCACCCGGTGCTGGCGGCGGGCGTCGAGGAGACGGCCGACGCTCGTGAAGTGGTGGTCACCGGCACCCTGCGCCGGGACGACGGCGGTACCGACCGGCTCACCCGGTCGCTGGCGGAGGCGTTCGTGGCCGGTGTCCCGGTCGACTGGACGGTGGTGTTCCGCGGGACCGGCGCGGCCCGGGTCGAGCTGCCGACGTATCCGTTCCGGCACCGGCGGTTCTGGCCGAGCGACCCGGAACCGCGCTCGGCGAACCCGGTCGACGACCGGTTCTGGGACGCGCTGGAACGCGCGGATCTCAGTGCGCTCGGCGTCGACGAGGAGCAGCGTGAAGCGCTGGACTCGGTGCTGCCGGTCCTGTCGTCGTGGCGACGGCGCAGCCAGGAGAAGTCCACTGTGGATGGCTGGCGGTACCGCGTCACCTGGCGGCCGCTGAAGCCCGCCGCGGCCGAGCTCACCGGCCGCTGGCTGCTCGTGGTCCCCGAGGACGGCACCGATCCGCTCGAAACCGCCCTGACGGCCCAGGGTGCCGACGTCGCGCGGCTCGTCGTCGACCCGGTCACCGACCGGGCGGCGCTCGCGGCACTCCTCGCCGAACACCGGAACGTCACCGGGGTCTTTTCCTTACTGGCCACCGCTACCGGACGGCACCCGGCGTACCCCGCCGTGCCGCTGGCGCACGCCGCCACCGTCACCCTCGTCCAGGCGCTCGGGGACGCGGGCGTCGAAGCGCCGCTTTGGGTCGCCACCCGGGGCGCGCTCAGCACCGGCCCGGCCGACCCCGTCGTCGACCCCGAGCAGGCCCTCGTCTGGGGGCTCGGCCCGGTCGTCGGCCAGGAGCACCCCGGCCGCTGGGGTGGCCTGATCGATCTCCCGGTCACCGGGGACGTCGCCGGCCACGTCGCCGCCGTGCTGGCCTCGCCCGGCGGGGAAGACCAGCTGGCCGTCCGGACGTCCGGCGTCCTGGCCCGGCGGCTGGCCCACGCCACCGACGGCGGGACGGCGAAGTCCTGGCGGCCGAGGGGAACCGTGCTCGTCACCGGCGGCACCGGGGCACTGGGTGCGCACGTCGCCCGGTGGCTGGCCCGCGGCGGTGCCGAGCACGTCATCCTCACCGGACGCCGGGGCCTCGACGCTCCCGGCGCCCCCGAGCTGGTCGCCGAGCTCGAGGCACTCTGCCGGGTCACGGTGTCCACAGTGGACCTGGCGGACCGGGCGGCACTCGCGGCTCTGCTGGCGGACGTGCCGCTGACCGCCGTCGTCCACACCGCCGCCGCGCTCGACGACGCGTTGCTGGAGCAGCTCACGCTCGACCAGGTCGAGCACGTCCTGCGGGTGAAGGCCGAAGCCGCGGTCACCCTCCACGAGCTGACCCGGGACCTCGACCTCGACGCGTTCGTCCTGTTCTCCTCCTTCGGCGGCATGTTCGGCGCCGCGGGCCAGGGCAACTACGCACCCGGCAACGCGTTCGTCGACGCCCTCGCGCGCCGGCGTCAGGCCGAGGGGCTGCCCGCGACCGCGGTGATCTGGGGGCACTGGGCCGCGGGCGGCATGGCCACCGGGGCCGTCGAGGAGCGCATGCTCTCCCGCGGTGTCCCGGCGATGGACCCGGACCTGGCGATCGCGGCGCTGCAGCGCGTGCTCGACCACGACGAGACCAGCGCCGTCGTCGTCGACATCGACTGGGCGCGGGTCGTCGCCGTGTCCGGGACGCCGAGCCCGCTGTTCCGCGAGATCCCCGAGGTCCGGCGGCTCGTCGCCGAGGCGGCGCCCGAAGCGCAGGCCGACTTCCTCGGAGTCGTCCGCGCGCAGGTCGCGGCCGTGCTCGGCTACGACTCCGGCGCGGACGTCGACGCCGACCGGGCCTTCCGCGATCTCGGCTTCGACTCGGTCACCGCCATCGAACTGCGCAACCGCCTCCAGGCGGCCACCGGAAGGCGGCTGCCCGCGACCCTCGTCTTCGACTACCCGAACCCGGAAGCGCTCGCGCGGCACCTGGGCGGCGAGCGGGAGACCGTGGCCGTCGCCGCGGCGAGCACGGACGAGCCCATCGCGATCGTCGCCATGAGCTGCCGGTTCCCCGGCGGCGTCGGCTC
Coding sequences within:
- a CDS encoding type I polyketide synthase, with the translated sequence MATAPDKIVEALRASLKESDRLREVNRRLEAAAGEPIAVIGMSCRYPGGAGSPEALWDLVARGGDAVTGFPARRGWDLEGLYDPDPDEPGKVYTREGGFLHDADHFDPAFFGVSPRDALAIDPQQRLLLEVSYEAFERAGLTTDALRGSRTGVFAGVMYNDYAGRMYQVPEGFEGLLGNGSAGSVASGRLAYTFGLEGPAVTVDTACSSSLVAVHLAAQALRQGDCGLALAGGVAVMATPSALIEFSRQRALAPDGRCKAFAAGADGTSWAEGAGVLLLERLSDAERNGHPILAVVRGTAVNQDGASNGMTAPNGLAQQRVIRAALANAGLTASEVDVVEAHGTGTSLGDPIEAEALLATYGQERDRPLWLGSLKSNIGHTQAAAGVGGMIKMIQAMRHGLLPKTLHVDAPSPHVDWASGAVELLTEPVAWPETGAVRRAGVSSFGVSGTNAHVILEARPQPERVPSGAASVVPWVLSARSEPALREQARNLLSLVDEDPAAVGAALVKTRQVYEHRAVVAGDLRAGLTALAEQGVGAEVARGPRRAVFVFPGQGSQWAGMGLELLDTSPVFAARLAECATALEKFVDWQLLEVLDGDLERVDVVQPALWAVMVSLAEVWRSHGVEPAAVIGHSQGEIAAAVVAGGLSLEDGARVVALRSKAILRLSGLGGMVSLTVPAERARELIEPWGERLSIAAVNGPSSVVVSGDAAALDELLAQDLPVKRIAVDYASHSAHVEAVEAELLEALAPIRPRTGEVPFHSTVTGDLLDTAALDAAYWYRNLRQTVHFDRTVRGFGGKPVFVECSPHPVLVPGLDEAGVGTLRRGDGGRARLLTSLGTAFGHGVDVDWAREFDGVDASGVELPTYPFQRTPFWLDAPAVTGDLAGLGSAGHPLLGAVVALADGDGYLFTGRLSPRSHPWLADHVVRGSVVLPGTALLELAARAAQETGTRVVEDLVLETPLVLPEQGALEVQVSVGAPDGTGRRPVGVFSRDADDGWTRHASGVLGGPEPVGTDLLTWPPTGAEALDVEGLHDRFAAQGFAYGPAFRGLRAAWQLGEELYAEVALPEDLAPEAARFGLHPALLDAALQAAALGGGERALMPFAWSGAVLRSGGPTTLRVRIRPAGDDAVALDIADGAGVAVATVSSLVLRPVAAQQLVTDSLFRPEWTPVTVPSDVDNDLTLVHVTGDPADVGASVRRVLADALEAIQAHLESDGRLVFVTRGATTGEDPAAAAVWGLVRSVRAEHPDRFLLADTDTDDVTPLLAVLAAGEEPEAALRDGVVLVPRLIRAEQPDAGAVPAFDVSGTVLITGGTGALGSLLARHLVTEYGARHLLLTSRTGAVNPDLDDLDADVRIVQCDVADRARLAAVLAGERITAVVHAAGALADGVVESLTPADFETVLWPKVDAALALDELTDAPTFVLFSSATGTLGSAGQAAYAAANAVLDALARRRPGAQSLAWGLWARSGGMTGAMTDLDRRRMTRAGFPPLADEQGLALFDTARTLADDVLVPVKLNVAALRDQPVPPVLRKLVPARAAAADPGLRSRLAGLGNAERERVLTEIVRTQVAVVLGHADVSTVDVSMAFRDLGFDSLTAVDLRNRLSATTGLRLPAALVFDHPTPTALAAFLRTELGGAVPVQETAAAAASDEPIAIVGMSCRFPGGVTSPEDLWRLLDDGVDAIGDFPADRGWDVDGLYDPEPKPGKTYVRAGGFLDGAADFDPGFFGISPREALAMDPQHRLLLEAAWEAFERAGLDPGTLRGSRTGVFAGLMYHDYGPRLSDGPDDVEGFLGVGNSGSVASGRIAYTFGLEGPAVTVDTACSSSLVGLHLAVQSLRSGECTMALAGGATVMATPGTFVEFSHQRGLSRDGRCKAFSADADGAGWAEGVGMLLVERLSDARRLGHPVLAVVRGTAVNQDGASNGLTAPNGPSQQRVIRAALANAGLRPSDVDVVEAHGTGTSLGDPIEADALLATYGQDRAHPLLLGSVKSNIGHAQAAAGVAGVVKMVLALGHDTVPRTLHASTPTPHVDWSSGAIRLLSAPEPWPSTGRPRRAAVSSFGISGTNAHVILEAAPAVEAAPVERVVPPVVPWVLSARSAEALQAQAAGLNGDPLDVGFSLVTTRALFEHRAVVLDGDVDGAITGVARPGRRVVFVFPGQGSQWTGMGRELLETSPVFAARMAECATALSAFVDWDLLAALEGDLERVDVVQPVLWAVMVSLAAVWRSYGVEPDAVVGHSQGEIAAAVVAGGLSLEDGARVVALRSKAILRLSGLGGMVSLAAPVERVRELIAPWGARISVAAVNGPSSVVVSGEAAALDELLASVDVRARRIAVDYASHSAQVELLADELASVLADVAPRSGRIPLVSAVTGEVLDTAELDAAYWYRNLREPVRFDRAVTGLLESGHTAFVECSAHPVLAAGVEETADAREVVVTGTLRRDDGGTDRLTRSLAEAFVAGVPVDWTVVFRGTGAARVELPTYPFRHRRFWPSDPEPRSANPVDDRFWDALERADLSALGVDEEQREALDSVLPVLSSWRRRSQEKSTVDGWRYRVTWRPLKPAAAELTGRWLLVVPEDGTDPLETALTAQGADVARLVVDPVTDRAALAALLAEHRNVTGVFSLLATATGRHPAYPAVPLAHAATVTLVQALGDAGVEAPLWVATRGALSTGPADPVVDPEQALVWGLGPVVGQEHPGRWGGLIDLPVTGDVAGHVAAVLASPGGEDQLAVRTSGVLARRLAHATDGGTAKSWRPRGTVLVTGGTGALGAHVARWLARGGAEHVILTGRRGLDAPGAPELVAELEALCRVTVSTVDLADRAALAALLADVPLTAVVHTAAALDDALLEQLTLDQVEHVLRVKAEAAVTLHELTRDLDLDAFVLFSSFGGMFGAAGQGNYAPGNAFVDALARRRQAEGLPATAVIWGHWAAGGMATGAVEERMLSRGVPAMDPDLAIAALQRVLDHDETSAVVVDIDWARVVAVSGTPSPLFREIPEVRRLVAEAAPEAQADFLGVVRAQVAAVLGYDSGADVDADRAFRDLGFDSVTAIELRNRLQAATGRRLPATLVFDYPNPEALARHLGGERETVAVAAASTDEPIAIVAMSCRFPGGVGSPDDLWRMLDAGGEGITGFPADRGWDLDGLFDPDPDAPGKTYVREGGFLDGVAGFDPAFFGISPREALAMDPQQRLLLETSWEAFESAGITPATLRGSRTGVFVGASTSSYGANLAEPPEGTEGHLLTGTSMSVTAGRLAYTYGTEGPAVTLDTACSSSLVALHLAGQSLRSGESELAIAGGVTVMASPAPFVLFSRQRGLAKDGRCKAFSAEADGMGMAEGIGMVVLERLSDAQRNGHPVLAVIRGSAVNSDGASNGLTAPNGPSQQRVIRQALGMAGLRPSDVDAVEAHGTGTSLGDPIEAQALLATYGQDRSEPLWLGSVKSNIGHTQAASGVAGVIKMVMALRHGVLPRTLHAAERSTHIDWTAGSVELLTEPRPWAPGGKPRRAGVSSFGVSGTNAHLILEQAPDRAPAAEPVTPPAVPWVLSARTADALREQAANLLSRVDGEHPADVGFSLVTTRSEFAHRAVVVGRDAAELRGRLERLAGPGVAEGVAGTPGKVVFVFPGQGSQWTGMAAELLDASPVFAARMAECAAALASHVDFPVLDVVRAGEPIGRVDVVQPVLWAILVSLAAVWESLGVRPDAVLGHSQGEIAAAVVAGGLSLEDGARVVALRSQAIRELAGQGGMVSVALGADLVRARLADYADLSVAAVNGPGSVVVSGGADELTRFHDACAADGVRVRRLPVDYASHSAHVSRIEDRLAGLLAPVKPVAGRVPFFSTVTGELVDTTKLDAGYWYRNLRQTVEFERATRALLDSGHGVFVECSPHPVLTTAIGETAERAERPVVTGGTLRRDAGGADRVLLSAAELYVQGVPVDWAGVFTGARRVELPVYPFRHQRFWLDFQLPAAAKAEDTGFWSAVDAGDPAELAAVLGADSDAVASVLPALARWRADRAEESAVDSMRYAVEWEQAAEPVAGSPGRWLVVTPDDSDPLIAEFARQGHEVVVAEPGERLAGEFTGVVSLLAADRSELRPGVTAGLVANLVLSQRLTEAGISAPLWCVTRGAVRVTAADLPPDPVQAQTWGFGRVLGLEQPQRWGGLVDLPADPDEDAIQRALATITGGGAEDQVAVRGDGVFGRRLIRAPKPATPPAPWRPRGTVLVTGATGALGPVIARKLAADGAEHLVLTSRRGSAAAGMAELAAELTEAGTGVTVAACDVADRDALATLVEKTEADHGPIRAVVHAATLIRLTALAESTVDEFADVLAAKVAGAAHLDALFAERELDAFVLFSSIAGVWGSGDHGAYAAGSAYLDALAERRRAGGRTATSIAWGVWDARHVLDDGVVVEDLMDLNPEWHGLSPMATAAGMRGMQRALDLDDTFVAVADVDWARFTAAFTSARPSPLLGGIEDVRRILAAEAEADAAAIGTMEAFRERLLAMSVVERHRTVLELVRGVAATVLGHDSPSALDPAQAFGELGFDSLTAVDLRNRLAAATGLRLPATLVFDHPSAQALATHVLAELLPGDTAAGLAELDRLEAALADGVADGPARTELTLRLTTLLSRLNTAEPAPGDRDLGAATDDELFDVLDGLRTP